The following are from one region of the Hemitrygon akajei chromosome 6, sHemAka1.3, whole genome shotgun sequence genome:
- the LOC140729288 gene encoding leucine-rich repeat-containing protein 55-like yields the protein MPGAVGRDWEERPRYFRERAQLSLHLIWREREREGKKEREGGRRNDFQARIMYVSSLLLILVVQRLARSCPAFCNCRKKTADCSQRGLVVAPTGFPLDVSNLSMAHNKLHSLPLDYFSCYTELLVLDLHNNSLSELPDQLFVPLRKLMHLDLSYNNLSLVTRELLEPTQNLATLTLSHNPGLSVIGFASLTRLQYLDLSHSGLTSISQQLLDSLPSTVSLRLAGNPWFCGCTLEPLLKWLLKRVHQCNSDSREVVCAAPGQVKGTPLFTLTEESFKACRFSLSLDDYLFIAFVGFAVSIASVAMNFLLGITANCCHRWSKASEDEEM from the exons ATGCCAGGGGCGGTGGGAAGAGACTGGGAGGAACGCCCCCGGTACTTTCGGGAGAGAGCTCAACTATCATTACATCTgatctggagagagagagagagagagggaaagaaagagagagagggagggagaaggaaCGACTTCCAGGCCAGGATTATGTATGTGAGCTCTTTGCTGTTAATTCTCGTGGTTCAGAGACTTGCTCGGAgctgtccagcattttgtaactGCAGGAAGAAGACGGCCGATTGTAGCCAGAGAGGGCTGGTCGTGGCCCCCACTGGCTTCCCTCTGGACGTTTCCAACCTCAGTATGGCTCACAATAAACTCCACTCACTGCCTTTGGATTACTTTTCCTGCTACACCGAACTGCTGGTGTTGGACCTCCacaacaactctctgagtgagcTGCCCGACCAGCTCTTTGTCCCCCTGAGGAAGCTGATGCACTTGGACCTGAGTTACAACAACCTCAGCCTGGTGACTCGCGAACTGCTGGAGCCCACCCAGAACCTGGCCACCCTCACCCTGAGCCACAACCCCGGGCTCTCCGTCATCGGGTTCGCATCCCTGACTCGCCTTCAGTACCTGGACCTCAGCCACAGCGGGCTCACCTCCATCAGCCAGCAGCTGCTGGACAGCCTCCCGTCCACAGTGTCGCTCCGCCTGGCCGGCAACCCCTGGTTCTGCGGCTGCACCCTGGAACCGCTGCTGAAGTGGCTCCTGAAGCGTGTCCACCAGTGTAACTCCG ATTCCAGGGAAGTTGTCTGTGCCGCCCCGGGGCAGGTCAAAGGCACTCCTCTTTTCACCCTGACTGAAGAGAGCTTCAAGGCCTGTCGATTCTCGCTGAGTCTGGACGACTACCTTTTCATCGCTTTTGTGGGCTTCGCTGTGTCAATTGCATCAGTTGCCATGAACTTCCTGCTGGGGATAACTGCTAACTGTTGCCACCGCTGGAGCAAGGCCAGCGAAGACGAAGAGATGTAA